In the genome of Misgurnus anguillicaudatus unplaced genomic scaffold, ASM2758022v2 HiC_scaffold_27, whole genome shotgun sequence, one region contains:
- the LOC129434150 gene encoding DELTA-sagatoxin-Srs1a-like, translated as MSAERLSASLDTNRNCTIKIDNKSNKYSLIDPKVYMYHGFNHTAPQPTIGPRSISICAFTKTPNTSCGSIGVLTYDLCDIKTRNTTDRVALLFSVPYNFNFYDNIYAIGVISTSRDCNEALYKRMYYETGAFTRAKAKEGGLTYKSSGVELRATMSNMAKAIITLEIYDQ; from the exons ATGTCTGCAGAGCGTTTATCAGCAAGTTTAGACACCAACAGGAACTGCACAATAAAGATCGACAACAAGAGCAACAAATACAGTCTCATCGACCCAAA AGTCTACATGTACCATGGATTCAACCACACTGCTCCTCAGCCCACAATCGGACCCCGAAGCATCTCAATCTGTGCATTCACGAAGACTCCAAACACTTCCTGCGGTTCCATAGGCGTCTTGACCTATGACCTCTGCGACATAAAGACCCGGAATACCACTGATCGCGTGGCTCTTCTGTTCTCTGTTCCCTACAACTTCAACTTCTACGATAACATCTACGCAATTGGGGTGATCTCAACATCCCGTGATTGCAATGAAGCCCTGTACAAAAGAATGTATTACGAAACTGGCGCTTTTACCCGTGCAAAGGCAAAGGAGGGTGGCCTCACATACAAGTCATCGGGAGTTGAATTAAGAGCAACGATGTCAAATATGGCCAAAGCTATTATTACATTAGAGATTTATGATCAGTGA
- the LOC141362493 gene encoding uncharacterized protein gives MLLQIIAILVFFVFLLRYSRNTEIFKVFLTTHNGQKLTLDVATSRARFENTTIRELKEKISSSFPGKDYNDPRELRIYRKSDPPGTFSSEDLLNKEDKTLGFYNVTDLSTLFIAPRISQTGLGPPKSKDDIVPRRNSTDIPRMNIRNSEIFKVFLTTHHGQRVALDVATSRARFENTTIRELKEKNRRWFSGWGYAKDIYRIFFEGKQLENDKTLGFYKITPGSTLYSSPILRGGGRPPKDKDDVLPRSESMERLYLSM, from the exons ATGCTGCTACAGATTATAGCAATccttgtgttttttgtgtttttgttacgTTACAGTAGAAACACAGAGATATTCAAGGTTTTCCTGACAACTCACAATGGACAAAAACTAACATTAGATGTGGCAACTTCAAGAGCAAGATTTGAGAACACCACCATAAGagagttaaaagaaaaaattagCTCTTCATTTCCTGGAAAAGACTATAATG ACCCGAGAGAGTTAAGGATCTATCGGAAGTCAGACCCACCTGGTACGTTTTCTTCTGAAGACCTGCTGAATAAGGAGGACAAAACACTTGGATTCTATAACGTTACAGATTTATCAACTCTTTTCATTGCACCAAGAATATCACAAACAG GCCTTGGCCCACCTAAAAGTAAAGATGATATTGTGCCCAGGAGGAATTCTACGGATATACCACGGATGAACAT TAGAAACTCAGAGATATTCAAGGTTTTCCTGACAACTCATCATGGACAAAGAGTTGCATTAGATGTGGCAACTTCAAGAGCAAGATTTGAGAACACCACCATAAGAGAGTTAAAAGAGAAAAATAGACGTTGGTTTTCTGGATGGGGATATGCTAAAG acatctACAGAATATTTTTTGAAGGAAAACAATTGGAAAACGACAAAACACTTGGGTTTTATAAAATTACACCTGGATCAACACTTTACTCTAGCCCAATACTACGTGGTGGAG GGCGCCCACCTAAAGATAAAGATGATGTTTTACCCAGAAGTGAATCCATGGAACGATTATATTTAAGCATGTAA